A window from Megalobrama amblycephala isolate DHTTF-2021 linkage group LG9, ASM1881202v1, whole genome shotgun sequence encodes these proteins:
- the sp8a gene encoding transcription factor Sp8a isoform X1, with product MATSLLGEEPRVGSTPLAMLAATCNKIGSSSPSSDSGSFGKGGFHPWKRAAPSSCSLSPFGAQRNETFSANSSFSLTGTNTSTSPFGNDYPVFQTSVANSSPDPSAQSVFISKVDTLQGIYPRMSVAHPYETWFKSAHAGISAGDVGTGSGSSWWDVGTGWIDVQSANGAALHSPLSGYNSDYSSITHSAFSANPSPHLLTGGQHLMDGFKPVLSATYTDTSPGATSAVLAGTPVVPLAGSPRSSTRRYSGRATCDCPNCQEAERLGPAGASLRRKGLHSCHIPGCGKVYGKTSHLKAHLRWHTGERPFVCNWLFCGKRFTRSDELQRHLRTHTGEKRFACPVCNKRFMRSDHLSKHVKTHSAGEPGANGVKKGSDTDSEQSVPGSPACQSPEMIHTTEPVQNGL from the exons ATGGCAACTTCACTTCTTGGG GAGGAACCGAGGGTTGGATCCACTCCATTGGCCATGTTAGCAGCAACCTGTAACAAAATCGGGAGCTCGAGTCCCTCCTCGGACAGCGGCTCGTTTGGAAAAGGAGGTTTTCACCCGTGGAAACGCGCAGCGCCCAGCAGCTGTTCCCTCTCCCCGTTCGGCGCGCAACGGAACGAGACTTTCAGCGCCAACAGCTCGTTCTCCTTAACGGGCACTAACACCTCCACCAGTCCGTTTGGAAACGACTATCCCGTGTTTCAGACGTCAGTCGCGAACAGTTCTCCGGACCCGAGCGCGCAGTCGGTGTTCATCTCCAAAGTGGACACTCTGCAGGGGATTTACCCGAGGATGAGCGTCGCGCACCCGTATGAGACTTGGTTCAAATCCGCGCATGCTGGCATCTCCGCCGGGGACGTGGGCACCGGTAGCGGGTCCTCCTGGTGGGATGTGGGCACCGGTTGGATTGATGTTCAAAGCGCGAACGGCGCCGCGCTGCATTCGCCCCTGAGCGGGTACAACTCAGACTATTCCTCCATCACTCACTCCGCATTCAGTGCCAATCCATCTCCGCATCTTCTTACAGGTGGGCAGCACCTGATGGACGGATTCAAACCGGTTTTATCCGCCACCTACACAGACACCAGTCCCGGTGCCACAAGCGCAGTTTTAGCCGGGACACCGGTGGTACCGCTCGCCGGGTCTCCGCGCTCATCAACCAGGCGCTACTCAGGCAGAGCGACCTGCGACTGTCCGAACTGTCAGGAGGCGGAGAGGCTGGGGCCCGCGGGGGCCAGTCTGCGCAGAAAGGGCCTCCACAGTTGCCACATCCCGGGCTGCGGGAAAGTATACGGAAAGACTTCTCACCTCAAAGCGCATTTGCGCTGGCACACCGGCGAGAGGCCGTTCGTCTGCAACTGGCTGTTCTGTGGGAAGCGCTTCACCAGGTCCGACGAGCTCCAGCGGCATTTACGCACACACACCGGGGAAAAGAGATTCGCCTGTCCGGTGTGCAACAAGCGCTTCATGCGCAGCGACCATCTCAGTAAACACGTGAAAACGCACAGCGCCGGTGAGCCCGGGGCTAACGGGGTTAAAAAGGGCAGCGATACCGACAGCGAACAGAGTGTACCGGGCAGCCCAGCCTGTCAGTCCCCGGAAATGATCCACACCACAGAACCCGTCCAAAACGGCCTCTGA
- the sp8a gene encoding transcription factor Sp8a isoform X2: MLAATCNKIGSSSPSSDSGSFGKGGFHPWKRAAPSSCSLSPFGAQRNETFSANSSFSLTGTNTSTSPFGNDYPVFQTSVANSSPDPSAQSVFISKVDTLQGIYPRMSVAHPYETWFKSAHAGISAGDVGTGSGSSWWDVGTGWIDVQSANGAALHSPLSGYNSDYSSITHSAFSANPSPHLLTGGQHLMDGFKPVLSATYTDTSPGATSAVLAGTPVVPLAGSPRSSTRRYSGRATCDCPNCQEAERLGPAGASLRRKGLHSCHIPGCGKVYGKTSHLKAHLRWHTGERPFVCNWLFCGKRFTRSDELQRHLRTHTGEKRFACPVCNKRFMRSDHLSKHVKTHSAGEPGANGVKKGSDTDSEQSVPGSPACQSPEMIHTTEPVQNGL; this comes from the coding sequence ATGTTAGCAGCAACCTGTAACAAAATCGGGAGCTCGAGTCCCTCCTCGGACAGCGGCTCGTTTGGAAAAGGAGGTTTTCACCCGTGGAAACGCGCAGCGCCCAGCAGCTGTTCCCTCTCCCCGTTCGGCGCGCAACGGAACGAGACTTTCAGCGCCAACAGCTCGTTCTCCTTAACGGGCACTAACACCTCCACCAGTCCGTTTGGAAACGACTATCCCGTGTTTCAGACGTCAGTCGCGAACAGTTCTCCGGACCCGAGCGCGCAGTCGGTGTTCATCTCCAAAGTGGACACTCTGCAGGGGATTTACCCGAGGATGAGCGTCGCGCACCCGTATGAGACTTGGTTCAAATCCGCGCATGCTGGCATCTCCGCCGGGGACGTGGGCACCGGTAGCGGGTCCTCCTGGTGGGATGTGGGCACCGGTTGGATTGATGTTCAAAGCGCGAACGGCGCCGCGCTGCATTCGCCCCTGAGCGGGTACAACTCAGACTATTCCTCCATCACTCACTCCGCATTCAGTGCCAATCCATCTCCGCATCTTCTTACAGGTGGGCAGCACCTGATGGACGGATTCAAACCGGTTTTATCCGCCACCTACACAGACACCAGTCCCGGTGCCACAAGCGCAGTTTTAGCCGGGACACCGGTGGTACCGCTCGCCGGGTCTCCGCGCTCATCAACCAGGCGCTACTCAGGCAGAGCGACCTGCGACTGTCCGAACTGTCAGGAGGCGGAGAGGCTGGGGCCCGCGGGGGCCAGTCTGCGCAGAAAGGGCCTCCACAGTTGCCACATCCCGGGCTGCGGGAAAGTATACGGAAAGACTTCTCACCTCAAAGCGCATTTGCGCTGGCACACCGGCGAGAGGCCGTTCGTCTGCAACTGGCTGTTCTGTGGGAAGCGCTTCACCAGGTCCGACGAGCTCCAGCGGCATTTACGCACACACACCGGGGAAAAGAGATTCGCCTGTCCGGTGTGCAACAAGCGCTTCATGCGCAGCGACCATCTCAGTAAACACGTGAAAACGCACAGCGCCGGTGAGCCCGGGGCTAACGGGGTTAAAAAGGGCAGCGATACCGACAGCGAACAGAGTGTACCGGGCAGCCCAGCCTGTCAGTCCCCGGAAATGATCCACACCACAGAACCCGTCCAAAACGGCCTCTGA